The Coleofasciculaceae cyanobacterium genome contains a region encoding:
- a CDS encoding M23 family metallopeptidase — MVKTIALGLLIAGITPIALANSTVINMDNQQQVVDLAQPKIAHPGLSSACKASDLAVNCLANNALGKLEEIHQRSEIISNSDLWLRQVANILLPNALFNDCQERSLQKTEYVNGLLDYGNRTEQLFNSQQQTSLLYAVSVEPTLNNTELSQSLLGKLINPGCVFSWQQRVDREAIALKPVKSTKLDYQYESFQSSSPASISKPLSPKLPKLFPKLSRSSLIVSFPQANSSFIPKNTKLANPAPETKRIASPFGWRIRPYSNQLQFHQGIDYGAPYGSPVVAIGNGIVTKVVSGCADFGNLFCGDQLGNWIEIDHGNGLIGTYGHLKNSSIIVKAGTIVSKNQNIAQVGSSGWSTGAHLDLRLKVNGKHEDPAKYVMAIDLNKTDTNKY, encoded by the coding sequence ATGGTGAAGACTATAGCTTTAGGATTATTGATAGCGGGAATAACGCCGATCGCTCTGGCTAACTCTACTGTAATAAATATGGATAATCAGCAGCAAGTCGTTGACTTGGCTCAACCAAAAATTGCTCATCCTGGTTTGAGTTCAGCCTGTAAGGCGTCGGATTTAGCAGTTAATTGCCTAGCTAATAATGCTTTGGGAAAACTAGAAGAAATTCACCAACGTTCAGAGATAATCTCTAACTCAGATTTATGGCTACGGCAAGTTGCTAATATTTTATTACCCAACGCGCTTTTTAATGACTGTCAAGAGCGATCGCTACAGAAAACAGAGTATGTTAATGGACTACTAGATTACGGCAATAGGACTGAGCAATTATTCAATTCGCAGCAGCAAACCTCTCTACTGTATGCTGTCTCTGTCGAACCAACACTTAACAATACCGAGCTTTCCCAGTCATTATTAGGCAAATTAATCAATCCAGGATGCGTTTTTTCTTGGCAACAGCGAGTCGATCGAGAAGCAATTGCATTAAAGCCAGTCAAATCTACCAAATTGGATTATCAATACGAAAGCTTTCAAAGTTCTTCACCAGCGTCAATTTCCAAGCCTTTATCGCCCAAATTGCCAAAATTATTTCCTAAATTGTCCCGTAGTAGTCTAATTGTGTCTTTTCCACAGGCAAATAGCTCTTTTATTCCCAAAAATACCAAGCTAGCTAATCCAGCCCCCGAGACTAAACGCATTGCTAGTCCTTTTGGTTGGCGCATAAGACCCTATAGTAATCAGCTACAGTTCCATCAGGGTATTGACTACGGTGCTCCCTATGGTTCTCCTGTGGTCGCAATTGGTAATGGAATTGTTACTAAAGTAGTTTCTGGCTGTGCCGACTTTGGTAATTTGTTTTGTGGCGATCAATTAGGCAACTGGATTGAAATCGATCATGGCAATGGGTTAATTGGGACTTATGGTCATCTAAAAAATAGCTCAATTATAGTCAAAGCAGGAACGATAGTCTCGAAGAATCAGAATATTGCTCAGGTTGGTAGTTCTGGTTGGTCAACGGGAGCGCATTTAGATTTACGTCTCAAAGTTAATGGCAAACATGAAGATCCAGCAAAATATGTCATGGCAATTGACCTGAATAAAACAGATACTAATAAATATTAA
- the thiC gene encoding phosphomethylpyrimidine synthase, whose product MRTQWVAKRRGQGNVSQMHYARQGIITEEMQYVATKERLSAELIRDEVARGRMIIPANINHTNLEPMCIGIASSCKVNANIGASPNSSDIKEEVAKLELAVKYGADTLMDLSTGGGNLDEIRTAIINASPIPIGTVPIYQALESVHGDIDKLSADDFLRIIEKHAQQGVDYMTIHAGILIEHLPLVKNRLTGIVSRGGGIIARWMLHHHKQNPLYTHFDEIIEIFKKYDVSFSLGDSLRPGCAHDASDEAQLAELKTLGQLTRRAWEHDVQVMVEGPGHVPMDQIEFNVKKQMEECSEAPFYVLGPLVTDIAPGYDHITSAIGAAMAGWYGTAMLCYVTPKEHLGLPNAEDVRNGLIAYKIAAHAADIARHRPGARDRDDELSKARYNFDWEKQFELSLDPERAKEYHDETLPADIYKTAEFCSMCGPKFCPMQTKVDADALTELEKFLAQEEEKETVKS is encoded by the coding sequence ATGAGAACGCAATGGGTTGCCAAGCGACGAGGACAAGGCAATGTATCTCAGATGCACTATGCGCGTCAGGGAATCATTACTGAAGAGATGCAGTATGTCGCTACCAAAGAACGTTTATCAGCAGAATTAATTCGTGATGAAGTAGCTAGAGGCAGAATGATTATTCCTGCCAATATCAATCACACTAACCTAGAACCAATGTGTATTGGTATTGCTTCTAGCTGTAAAGTGAATGCCAATATCGGTGCTTCTCCTAACTCTTCTGATATTAAAGAGGAAGTGGCAAAGCTTGAGTTGGCGGTTAAATATGGTGCAGACACTCTAATGGATTTGTCCACAGGGGGAGGAAATCTAGATGAAATTCGCACGGCTATAATCAACGCCTCACCAATTCCCATCGGTACTGTGCCAATTTATCAAGCATTAGAAAGCGTTCACGGCGATATCGACAAACTTAGTGCCGATGACTTTCTCCGTATTATTGAAAAACATGCTCAACAGGGTGTGGACTACATGACTATTCACGCAGGTATCTTAATCGAGCATCTGCCATTAGTTAAAAACCGTTTGACGGGTATTGTCTCCCGTGGCGGCGGAATTATCGCTCGCTGGATGCTACACCATCACAAGCAAAATCCTCTCTATACTCATTTTGATGAGATTATTGAAATCTTTAAAAAATATGATGTTTCCTTTAGTTTAGGTGACTCATTGCGTCCTGGTTGCGCTCACGATGCTAGTGACGAAGCACAGTTAGCTGAACTAAAAACCTTGGGTCAATTAACTCGTCGTGCCTGGGAACATGATGTTCAGGTGATGGTAGAAGGTCCTGGTCATGTGCCAATGGATCAAATTGAGTTTAACGTCAAAAAACAAATGGAAGAGTGTAGCGAAGCACCTTTCTACGTTTTAGGCCCATTAGTTACAGATATTGCACCTGGTTATGACCATATCACCTCGGCAATTGGCGCAGCCATGGCTGGTTGGTACGGTACAGCAATGCTATGTTACGTTACTCCTAAAGAGCATCTTGGCTTACCTAACGCCGAAGATGTTCGTAACGGTTTAATCGCCTATAAAATAGCGGCTCATGCAGCAGATATTGCCCGTCATCGTCCAGGTGCTAGAGATCGAGATGATGAGCTTTCTAAAGCACGCTATAACTTCGATTGGGAGAAACAGTTTGAACTGTCTCTAGATCCAGAAAGAGCGAAAGAATATCATGATGAAACTCTTCCCGCAGATATTTATAAAACAGCTGAGTTTTGTTCGATGTGCGGTCCTAAATTCTGTCCGATGCAAACTAAAGTTGATGCCGATGCGTTAACCGAGTTAGAAAAATTCTTGGCACAGGAAGAAGAGAAGGAAACTGTTAAAAGTTAA
- a CDS encoding DUF565 domain-containing protein — translation MQRTRLNSLVDTIGDRLDQLFNNPWRRVSLSLISILLGFFMGSAISTTAGAAAVWDVSAAVILLIFTEFVSKLVYSRRNRQEKDALPKRRSLYVDALNLFKIGLIYSLFIEAFKIGS, via the coding sequence ATGCAACGTACTCGTCTAAACAGTTTAGTAGATACTATTGGCGATCGCCTCGATCAATTATTTAATAATCCTTGGCGACGAGTTTCTCTAAGCTTGATTAGCATTCTCTTGGGATTTTTTATGGGTTCGGCAATTTCCACAACTGCTGGAGCCGCTGCGGTTTGGGATGTTTCGGCAGCAGTTATCTTATTGATATTTACCGAATTTGTCAGTAAGTTGGTTTATAGTCGTCGCAACCGTCAAGAAAAAGACGCATTACCTAAAAGGCGATCGCTCTATGTTGATGCGTTGAATTTATTTAAAATTGGTTTGATCTATAGTCTGTTTATAGAAGCCTTCAAAATAGGGTCATAA
- a CDS encoding DUF3611 family protein — MSKESEITPFESKTNSSSTSPPLSKSSRMRRAATALKWAGLAGFWVQIFFGVVSSVTLALAITNRAERSNSGVGFSLFCAVCGLICLIVGICISFRYGKIANKFATPNVTPPKKSTTIKIIQIGVITSLAGTLITILGAETIAGIVLSKTLAFDPAKVFNNQSNTEFVNSLDVFIIQACINVIFAHFAGLVSSLWLYTRIDK; from the coding sequence ATGAGTAAAGAATCAGAAATTACCCCTTTTGAGAGCAAGACTAATTCTAGTTCTACTTCTCCTCCGCTATCAAAATCATCACGGATGCGTCGAGCAGCTACGGCTCTAAAATGGGCTGGTTTAGCTGGGTTTTGGGTTCAAATATTCTTTGGGGTAGTTTCCTCGGTTACTCTGGCTTTGGCCATCACGAATCGAGCCGAAAGAAGTAACTCTGGAGTTGGGTTTAGTCTGTTTTGTGCCGTTTGTGGATTGATTTGTCTGATCGTCGGAATTTGTATTTCTTTTAGATACGGCAAAATAGCCAATAAATTTGCGACACCTAATGTTACTCCACCCAAGAAATCTACCACGATTAAAATAATTCAAATTGGTGTGATTACTAGTCTGGCTGGTACATTAATTACTATCTTGGGTGCGGAAACGATCGCTGGTATTGTTCTTTCCAAGACTTTGGCTTTCGATCCAGCTAAAGTTTTTAATAATCAATCCAATACAGAGTTTGTTAATTCTTTGGATGTATTTATTATCCAAGCCTGTATTAATGTGATCTTTGCCCACTTTGCGGGGTTAGTTAGCTCTCTATGGCTTTACACTCGTATCGATAAATAA
- a CDS encoding cupin domain-containing protein, whose amino-acid sequence MNKHDLIKHLSLTEHTEGGYFVESYRSDIEIPTHRVGSDRSILTSIYYLLTDDRPIDYLHRNESDILHYFQAGSPITYILLSPSGELKKVKLGLNFAQGEVAQLLVPKRYWKAAVLSAGEFGLLGESVAPGFDYRDLEIAQADFFQASFPELWSELSPYIKPS is encoded by the coding sequence ATGAACAAACATGACTTGATTAAACATCTATCTTTAACCGAGCATACAGAAGGTGGCTATTTTGTGGAAAGCTATCGCTCAGATATTGAGATACCCACCCATAGAGTCGGAAGCGATCGCAGTATACTTACCTCGATTTATTATTTACTTACCGACGATCGCCCTATCGATTATTTGCATCGCAATGAATCAGACATCCTCCACTATTTCCAAGCTGGTTCGCCCATTACCTATATATTGCTTAGTCCGTCAGGAGAATTGAAAAAAGTTAAATTAGGACTTAATTTTGCCCAAGGAGAAGTTGCTCAGTTACTTGTACCAAAACGCTATTGGAAAGCTGCGGTATTGTCAGCAGGAGAATTCGGTTTGCTAGGTGAATCTGTTGCTCCAGGCTTTGACTACCGCGATCTGGAAATTGCTCAAGCTGATTTTTTTCAAGCATCTTTTCCCGAACTATGGTCAGAATTGTCGCCTTATATCAAGCCTAGTTGA
- a CDS encoding flavin prenyltransferase UbiX: protein MTKPLIVGVSGASGLIYAVRTLKYLLAAEYTIELVASRATYMVWQAEENIKMPAEPEKQELFWRSQAGIKSGGTLNCHRWGDVGDNIASGSFRTLGMVIIPCSMSTVAKIAAGLSSDLLERAADVQLKEGKPLVVVPRETPLSLIHLRNLTALAEAGVKVVPAIPAWYHHPKTINDLVDFVVARTLDTLDIDCIPLERWKSK from the coding sequence ATGACCAAACCCTTGATTGTCGGAGTCAGTGGTGCTTCGGGACTGATTTATGCTGTGCGCACTTTAAAATATCTGTTGGCTGCTGAGTACACAATTGAATTAGTAGCTTCTCGTGCTACTTATATGGTTTGGCAAGCAGAAGAAAACATTAAGATGCCCGCAGAACCAGAAAAACAAGAGCTTTTTTGGCGATCGCAAGCTGGGATAAAATCAGGAGGAACGCTTAATTGCCATCGTTGGGGTGATGTGGGAGATAATATTGCTAGTGGTTCTTTTCGTACTTTAGGAATGGTAATTATTCCCTGTAGCATGAGTACTGTCGCCAAAATTGCCGCAGGACTAAGCTCAGATCTATTAGAAAGAGCAGCGGATGTGCAGCTCAAAGAAGGTAAACCTTTGGTTGTTGTTCCCAGGGAAACTCCATTGAGCTTAATTCATTTACGTAACCTAACTGCCTTAGCTGAAGCTGGGGTGAAAGTTGTACCAGCAATTCCCGCCTGGTATCATCATCCTAAAACTATTAATGATTTGGTTGATTTTGTTGTAGCTCGAACTTTGGACACTCTAGATATCGACTGCATTCCCCTAGAGCGTTGGAAAAGTAAATAA
- a CDS encoding HEAT repeat domain-containing protein produces the protein MMKNDELNFIEAELTSPLDHIDSVDSEAKIPPPNPERMLELLKSDTASDKMLAARAFCELEDRRSIPLLIELLNDACPLIRVSTTYALGRNTDRSAVEPLIELLAKDFNGYVRKGIVWALGNSKDRRALQPLLHALKTDISAVRLWAASGLAQIAPLNYEDIIAAIPPLIQGLRRDKTSAVRSNCAWAIGQLCRELPSNVVYATAIDALIESLVEDDDFGVKDDARSAILKVGDPGGLQMIEELEFEGLI, from the coding sequence ATAATGAAAAATGACGAACTAAATTTTATCGAAGCTGAACTAACCAGTCCTCTAGATCATATTGATTCGGTAGATTCTGAAGCTAAAATTCCTCCTCCAAATCCAGAGCGAATGCTAGAGTTGCTGAAATCTGATACAGCTTCAGACAAAATGTTAGCGGCAAGGGCATTTTGTGAATTAGAAGATCGGCGTTCTATTCCTCTATTGATCGAGCTATTAAATGATGCTTGTCCTTTAATTAGAGTCAGCACTACCTACGCTTTGGGTCGAAACACCGATCGTAGTGCGGTCGAGCCATTAATTGAGCTATTAGCCAAAGATTTTAATGGTTATGTCCGCAAAGGAATAGTTTGGGCATTGGGCAACAGTAAAGATCGTCGCGCCCTCCAACCATTGCTCCACGCTCTAAAGACTGATATTTCAGCCGTAAGGCTTTGGGCAGCGAGTGGTTTAGCTCAGATTGCTCCTCTAAATTATGAGGATATTATTGCAGCCATTCCGCCTTTAATTCAGGGTTTGAGAAGAGATAAAACTTCAGCAGTGCGGAGTAACTGCGCCTGGGCAATTGGGCAACTATGCCGAGAGCTACCATCTAACGTAGTTTATGCTACGGCGATCGATGCTTTAATTGAATCTTTAGTCGAAGATGATGATTTTGGGGTTAAGGATGACGCAAGAAGTGCTATTCTCAAGGTCGGCGATCCTGGTGGTTTACAGATGATCGAAGAACTAGAGTTTGAAGGATTGATTTAA
- a CDS encoding glycerate kinase encodes MKEEVERPRLKDLIARGVRSAYFIKLSTEVVAVCRSLGIQDRQRVLTNLERLWLPTALDLATAKQELGRTLIQGVLGSQGTGKTTLCIILKLILNYLGFSVATVSIDDLYLTYAERQVLQQQDSRLIWRGPPGTHDLNLGLKIISQCLQQDNSIQILMPRFDKSAVNGAGDRTKSEIIAKPDILLFEGWFVGVQPIKEDYFNDSPAPINTSDDRQFALDCNQRLRAYLPLWSQLDSLIVLYPEDYCLSKQWRKEAEHKMIATGKTGMSDEECDRFVEYFWKSLHPELFIKPLTSTADLVVEIKSDRSLGRIYRQTNS; translated from the coding sequence ATGAAAGAGGAGGTTGAGCGCCCAAGATTAAAAGATTTAATCGCTCGTGGAGTAAGATCGGCGTATTTTATCAAGTTATCTACTGAAGTAGTTGCAGTCTGTCGCAGTTTAGGAATACAAGATCGTCAGCGAGTCTTAACCAACTTAGAACGGTTGTGGCTACCTACCGCATTGGATTTAGCTACGGCGAAGCAAGAACTAGGCAGGACTTTAATCCAGGGGGTTTTGGGGAGTCAGGGAACAGGGAAAACTACCTTGTGCATAATACTTAAACTGATCCTCAATTATTTAGGTTTTTCTGTTGCTACTGTGTCGATCGACGATCTGTATCTGACCTATGCTGAAAGACAAGTTTTGCAACAGCAAGACTCGAGGCTGATCTGGCGTGGCCCTCCTGGGACTCATGATCTTAATTTGGGTTTAAAGATAATTAGTCAGTGTTTACAGCAAGATAACTCTATACAGATTTTAATGCCTCGTTTTGATAAATCTGCTGTTAATGGAGCAGGCGATCGCACCAAGTCAGAAATTATAGCCAAGCCTGATATTTTATTGTTTGAAGGTTGGTTTGTGGGGGTACAACCCATAAAAGAAGACTACTTTAATGATTCTCCTGCGCCAATTAACACCTCAGATGATCGGCAATTTGCTTTAGATTGTAATCAGCGTTTACGAGCCTATTTGCCTTTGTGGTCACAATTAGACAGTTTAATTGTTTTGTATCCTGAAGATTATTGTCTTAGTAAACAGTGGCGTAAAGAAGCGGAACATAAAATGATTGCTACAGGTAAAACTGGTATGAGTGATGAGGAATGCGATCGCTTTGTGGAGTATTTCTGGAAGTCTCTCCATCCAGAATTGTTTATCAAGCCTTTAACTAGTACCGCAGATCTGGTAGTGGAGATCAAAAGCGATCGCTCTTTAGGCAGAATTTATCGGCAAACGAATTCCTAA
- the rnc gene encoding ribonuclease III, producing MFEDPRRQKQLQILIQKLGLPATAPINWSLLDLALTHPSISRTHNYEQLEFVGDSVVRLISAELLLEIYPQEPVGEFAAIRSILVSDRVLAQLAESYGIEPYLTIGNNATGNPAGRQSWLADAFEAVLGALYLSTHNMDLIRPWLDRVLKTKAEEVRNDPARFNYKDALQEWTQRKYKILPEYKVAENRELKSLLPKENQAKLAHYSGDRFVAEVWFQNRCLGKGYGQSKKASEQAAAKEALLFIEDLEA from the coding sequence ATGTTTGAAGACCCTAGACGACAAAAACAACTCCAAATATTAATCCAAAAGTTAGGGTTACCTGCCACTGCGCCGATTAACTGGTCTTTATTAGATTTGGCATTGACCCATCCCAGTATTTCTCGAACCCATAATTACGAACAGCTTGAATTTGTTGGTGATTCGGTAGTGCGCCTAATTTCGGCTGAATTATTACTGGAAATTTATCCTCAAGAGCCAGTCGGAGAATTTGCAGCAATTCGTTCCATCTTGGTTAGCGATCGCGTTTTGGCTCAATTAGCCGAAAGTTATGGCATTGAACCTTATCTGACAATTGGTAACAATGCTACAGGCAACCCCGCAGGTAGGCAATCTTGGTTAGCTGATGCTTTTGAAGCAGTGTTGGGCGCGCTATATCTTAGTACTCATAATATGGATTTGATTCGTCCGTGGTTAGATCGAGTGTTAAAAACCAAAGCCGAAGAAGTTCGTAACGATCCTGCACGTTTTAACTATAAAGACGCGCTTCAGGAATGGACTCAGAGAAAATATAAAATTTTGCCCGAGTATAAGGTAGCAGAAAATAGGGAGCTTAAATCATTACTGCCAAAAGAGAATCAAGCTAAATTAGCTCATTATTCAGGCGATCGCTTTGTAGCGGAAGTCTGGTTTCAAAATCGCTGTTTAGGTAAAGGTTATGGTCAATCTAAAAAAGCTTCAGAACAAGCTGCTGCCAAGGAAGCCCTTTTATTTATAGAGGATCTTGAAGCATAA
- a CDS encoding DUF1995 family protein yields MNTFPETLDAAVEQAKEATQAAIADGYKLIQVELVIPEIALKSEALALEFAQLFAESGSKVKVMFPDTGAAALAKRNWGEQPFQVTDMGSRFTSIETQIAEEDEIFIVACPSAVEVERAEKLSKLAGDRLVIFLIPQLEDVAMVGIGLAARQLRDRFIKNIYSCYYLRPLEDGAIVRCHPSDWQVWLERDSGYELATELATQPMGEDLERLMIRLTNPETEDINSKQSKKKTSLLGNLQKFLKALSQ; encoded by the coding sequence ATGAATACTTTTCCCGAAACTTTAGACGCAGCAGTTGAACAGGCAAAAGAAGCAACCCAAGCAGCGATCGCCGATGGCTATAAACTGATTCAGGTAGAATTAGTCATTCCTGAAATTGCGCTTAAGTCTGAAGCCTTAGCCTTAGAATTTGCCCAACTTTTTGCTGAGTCTGGTTCAAAGGTTAAGGTAATGTTTCCCGATACGGGTGCAGCCGCTTTAGCCAAACGTAACTGGGGAGAACAGCCGTTTCAAGTTACAGACATGGGTAGTCGCTTTACTTCAATTGAAACTCAAATTGCGGAAGAAGATGAAATATTTATTGTCGCTTGTCCTTCTGCGGTAGAGGTAGAGCGCGCCGAGAAGCTGAGTAAATTAGCAGGCGATCGCCTGGTGATTTTTTTGATTCCCCAATTAGAAGACGTGGCGATGGTTGGTATTGGATTGGCTGCACGACAGTTACGCGATCGCTTTATCAAAAATATTTATTCTTGTTATTATTTACGTCCTCTTGAAGATGGCGCAATTGTGCGTTGTCATCCCTCTGACTGGCAGGTATGGTTAGAGCGAGACTCTGGCTATGAGTTGGCTACGGAATTAGCTACTCAACCTATGGGAGAAGATTTGGAACGATTAATGATCCGCTTGACTAACCCCGAAACAGAAGATATTAATAGTAAGCAATCTAAAAAGAAAACTAGCTTGTTAGGTAATTTACAAAAGTTTCTCAAGGCTCTTAGTCAATAG
- a CDS encoding phosphotransferase, translating into MKDDAQFSWGLTSPESDTIVSHGDLGPWNCIQKNGKFQGIIDWDLARYGYAIDNVAEFVFEFIPFHPNLQEITGKQVSDESLKRRLEVFCEAYGQIKPEEILEHIPVYLTRMNADLRKQAKLGVEPFVSFVAGGIADKLDRHKAYVLSHWLNYQNQPPAL; encoded by the coding sequence TTGAAAGATGATGCTCAGTTTAGCTGGGGACTAACCTCACCAGAGTCTGACACGATCGTTTCTCACGGAGATTTAGGCCCTTGGAACTGTATTCAGAAAAATGGTAAATTTCAGGGAATTATTGATTGGGACTTGGCACGTTATGGCTATGCCATAGACAATGTGGCGGAGTTTGTTTTTGAGTTCATTCCTTTTCATCCGAATCTTCAAGAAATAACAGGAAAGCAAGTATCAGATGAAAGTCTTAAAAGACGTTTAGAAGTTTTTTGTGAAGCCTATGGACAGATAAAACCTGAAGAAATTTTGGAGCATATTCCTGTTTACCTAACTCGGATGAATGCAGATTTGAGGAAGCAAGCTAAATTGGGTGTTGAACCTTTTGTTTCATTTGTTGCAGGAGGTATTGCAGACAAATTAGATAGACATAAAGCTTATGTATTATCCCATTGGTTAAATTATCAAAATCAGCCGCCTGCTTTATAA
- a CDS encoding transposase translates to MRLTIYSLKSEYIVEPFEYPSYHTQSAELTKAKKTNAFLKSGNAQAMQQTLRKLDRAFNEMKSKKMGFPRFRKNLKSFNILGRISVDKNYLQMPLLKSIKLRKSRDIPEGFKIKQVQIIKKASGYYANVMIELDVDVVKPIPHGHAVGIDVGIQSMIATSDGLILPRPKFLDKALRKIELLQRRLKRRTIGSNNWKKLQHRIALLHEAVANRRKEYHFKLAYKLCQKVGMIFVEDINFVAWSRGLFCKQSLDMRLGQFFNILEYVCSKTDTYFAKVNKDYTSQICPNCGTYTGKKTLAQRVHKCSECGYEQDRDVRPVSA, encoded by the coding sequence GTGAGATTAACAATATATTCACTCAAGAGTGAATATATTGTTGAACCGTTTGAATATCCTTCCTATCATACTCAATCTGCTGAATTAACTAAAGCCAAGAAAACAAATGCTTTTCTTAAGTCTGGTAATGCTCAAGCGATGCAGCAAACATTGCGTAAGTTAGATAGAGCATTTAATGAGATGAAGTCTAAAAAGATGGGCTTCCCTAGATTTAGAAAGAACTTAAAGTCTTTTAATATACTTGGCAGAATATCTGTAGATAAAAATTATCTACAGATGCCATTACTTAAATCAATTAAGTTGAGAAAGTCTAGGGATATTCCTGAAGGATTTAAGATTAAACAAGTTCAAATCATTAAAAAAGCCAGTGGTTACTATGCCAATGTAATGATTGAATTAGATGTTGATGTTGTTAAACCAATTCCTCACGGTCATGCTGTAGGAATTGATGTAGGCATTCAAAGTATGATTGCAACTTCTGATGGATTAATACTTCCAAGACCTAAGTTCTTAGATAAAGCACTGCGTAAGATTGAATTACTACAAAGAAGGCTTAAAAGGAGAACTATAGGCTCTAACAACTGGAAGAAATTACAACATCGAATTGCATTACTACATGAAGCTGTTGCTAATAGAAGAAAAGAATACCATTTTAAACTTGCTTATAAGCTTTGCCAGAAGGTAGGAATGATATTTGTAGAAGATATTAACTTTGTTGCTTGGAGTAGAGGATTATTCTGTAAGCAATCTCTGGATATGAGATTAGGACAATTCTTTAATATTTTAGAATATGTCTGTAGCAAAACTGATACCTATTTTGCTAAGGTCAACAAAGATTATACATCTCAAATATGCCCTAACTGCGGTACTTACACGGGCAAGAAGACATTAGCACAAAGAGTGCATAAGTGTTCAGAATGTGGATATGAGCAAGATAGAGATGTGCGACCCGTTTCAGCCTAA